In one Nicotiana sylvestris chromosome 8, ASM39365v2, whole genome shotgun sequence genomic region, the following are encoded:
- the LOC138875058 gene encoding uncharacterized protein codes for MHSRICYLELPVCYGCGIRGHIQRHFHVSRQGASRGIAQSSSLAIYTSSVPSPARGISTAVRHGITRGGAESLGGPSRFYAMSGPQIIESSPNVVSGILTIQYHDVYALIGPGSTLSYITPFVAMKFGIEPDQLHEPFSVSTLVGESIVTARVYRGCVVTVRGRDTMVDLIELGMVDFYVIMGMDWLYSCFFKLDCWTRTMRLEFPNELVVE; via the coding sequence ATGCACTCAAGGATATGCTATTTGGAGTTACCCGtatgctatggatgtgggatAAGGGGTCATATTCAGAGGCATTTTCATGTATCCCGCCAGGGAGCGAGTAGGGGCATAGCACAGTCATCTAGTCTAGCAATTTATACATCATCAGTTCCCTCTCCAGCTCGAGGTATCTCAACAGCTGTAAGGCATGGTATAACTAGGGGTGGTGCGGAGAGTTTAGGAGGACCCAGccggttctatgctatgagtggtccCCAGATTATAGAGTCTTCTCCAAATGTTGTTTCAGGTATTCTGACTATCCAAtatcatgatgtgtatgcacttattggccctggttccaccttgtcctatattaccccttttgttgctatgaAATTTGGAATTGAACCGGATCAGCTTCATGAGCCATTTTCGGTGTCTACACTAGTTGGTGAGTCTATCGTGACTGCTCGAGTTTATAGAGGTTGTGTTGTTACGGTGCGGGGTAGGGATACCATGGTCGATCTTATTGAACTAGGGATGGTTGATTTttatgtaataatgggaatggattggctttattcatgctttttCAAACTTGATTGTTGGACTAGAACtatgaggcttgaatttcctaatgagctCGTTGTTGAATGA